The DNA sequence AATTCTATGGAGAAAACAGAATGGAAAGAGATGTTGTTTTTCTTCCTGCTCTTAGTGTGTTTCCCAATGCCAtcatatacatgtctactcagagttaaTCCCCacttaattcaatgggacttacccccAGGTAAGTAGGTAGAGGACTGCACCTGTGCAGTGTAATTCACTCACAAGTAAGTTCTACAGGTAtgatcagtggggcttattcccagatgAGTTTTCCCAGAACTTCATTAACCcattgtgttgttttaattttggttATAACTCATCCTGAAATTTAATTCAAAGGATGGCTTTGGTTTGGTTCACCTATTGGGTTGATCCACACTTCCAGTTGTTTTGTGCCTGAAAAGCAggggtccaagcagtttcccacttgacccgcactttctaggcatgggttcgagccttttttttttctttaccctGCTCCATTCCCaggggaaacccactctttagtgttaaatcagagcaaacatcaatccagagaaaacccaaattgctgtttgctccgatagAACACTAAAGAGAAGTTTTCTGGAGTGGGGTGTGTGGAAGAAGCGGAACAAGAGGAAGTGGGGATATGGAAGGTTcacttttaatgcaaactgaatcaagcATGCTTTATGATCATTATTCTGTCTCTCAATTTCTGCAAGCAGGAGTATTACAACtcagcaaagaaacaaaaaacagcacaccCCTTCTAAGCTGGTCTGCTCTGAAAAGGAGCCTTGTTTTTAAGCTTTCAATCAGAGAAAGCTTCTCATTAGGATCCTGTATTCATTGAGAAGAACAGCGTACAGAATAATTTGCACACAGAAGCTGCAATTTAGAAAACTGTGTTCCAGGACTTACGTTTTAATGAGCTGCTTGGCAGACTGGAATGAGGAAGAaacagggaggggaggaaaaaaccaGAGAGTGATCATTAGTGGATAAAGACATTTCACTTTAAAACTGCGCCCTCCCCCCTTAGTGGCAGGATCTTAAAAGTTTGACCTGCTTTGATCATCTGCCCTTCCTCCAGGGATCCAGGGCAACATACCAGTACATGGTTTCCCCTtcctatttcatcctcacaacaaccttatgaggtaggctaggctgagtgatagtggctggcccaaggtcatctaaCAAGTTTTCTGGCTGAAGGGGGATTAGAACTTGTGTCTCTCCTTCAGCCGCATAGTGGCCTACCTTCCAGGGTTGTTGTCAGAACTACTGAGATAGCATTTATATGGCATTTGACATATGCGAAGTGattcttttcaaatattttgatcTAGAGGCCAGTTTGGAGGCTGGGTCTGCTAAAGCAGCAGATGGAGAGATGAAAAAGGATATGCAAGGTCTGCCTTGGACTTATTTTGGGTAAAGCCACTCTCTCCCTCAATTGTGATTGGTGCTAGCACTCAGCAGAACTTAATAGTAGATGGTGGGGTGGAGACATTTACCTGGCCTCCTGGCAGGTGAGTCGCTGCTGCTTcctggaagaaggagggagaTGCAGCGAAGAGGGTGGCACAGTGTGGAGCAGGAAAGGGCGAGGCTACAAAGGAACGATCAGGAGACTAAAATGGGCTCCCAGATGTTCCTTTGCTGAAGTAAGGGGGGCTCCCAACAACCCATCAGGTGATAGGTGTTAGGGGGACAGCTTGCTCAAGGAGGGGGAAGCAGTTTCCATTTCATGTAAATGGTTTCTTGAAGTCCCCCTGTGCTTCTCCTTTCCACCCTTGAGGAGACTTGCAAATGGCGCTGTGAGCCGTTCTGTGAGGCTCCTGCTGCACCTCCAACATCAGGTAGCCATCTTGAGAACCCTGAGCAAGCGATTTTGGCAGGTGGACAGGGCAACCTGCTTTGTGAGTCATCTGCCATCACAACGGTGTCATGTGACTGACAGCTGGGTTGGCCGGCCCATCTGTCAAAGTTGGCCGGcggggttcccccacccctgatctaggccaGGAGGATGGCCGTTGCTGGACATGGATGGAATGATATGTTGCCCCATGTGGAATCAGCCTTTTAAATTCTACTTCCAGTAGAAAAGCAGTGCCTCGGCAGAGCTAAAGGTTCCTGATGTGCAAGCAACCATCCTTTCCTACTGCCAGTGATGGACCCACAATGGTCATAAAAGAAAATCCTGCAGTTATGATTACGATTGTCAAGGCCTGCTGCACTGAGTTTGTTGCAGCTATGGAAGTGAGCAGGAGGGCAATCTGGTCTTGGTCTCCAGCCACAAGACAAAGAGGAGTTGGCCACCCACTCCAGTTCCTTAGCACAGGGCTGGCGAACCTATAGCTATCAAGATGTCGctgggctcccatcagcccctgccagcaacCCCAATGGCTagttatgatgggagttgtggtccaaccaacatctggttggccataatTGCCCATAAGTTGGCCTCACCATGAGAAAAGCagctcctgcctcttcctccatggACTGGATGGCGCTCTCCACCAGCTTGCTAGACTGCTCCAGCTGGTCTTTGTACTGCTGGATGAGGTTCTGCATGAAACCAACTTTCTCTTCTTGCGCCTTGGAGATGCGCTCCAGCAGCCAACTCCGCTTCTCCTCTACAGTGGCAATGAGGGCTTCAAATTTCTCACACAAGTCCTGCTTGACCTGCCGGCCATTCTCCTGCCAGGGATTGAGAGGGAACAAGTGGGTGAGGGTGAGGAACATGGTGGGTTTGCAGCGACCGCTTTGTCTAAATGGAGTAGTAGACTTCTCCCCTGATTTAGCTGCCCAGATTTGGAAAAAGAGGGAAGCCAGTGAACTTCAGAGACAGGCAGAcatctttctcctcccccactCGCTGCCCTGTCAACACCTGCACCAGCCATTTCTCAGAGTTGTGTTTCCCTTCCGCAGCTCAGATTTCTAAGGGCTCAGTCATTTGTTGCATTCCTCACCTCCGTGGCTTTGCACGACTCTTCCAGCTGGTTTATGATCGTCTGTACTCTGTCATTGCCTGCCACCAACATAGAGATGCAGTTGGTCAGCTccgtctgtgtgtgagagaaggcaACAAAAATAGATTGGAATCCTGCATGCCATGCTGTTTCTCTGGATAATAGTGAAAGAAGGGGTGGCTATGGGAATAAATGAAAGATCCTAATAGAGGAGGTAAAGAGGAACCCTCTAATTTGGGTTGGGACAGGGCTGGGGGGACTTGTAATACAAACAGCTCCAGCCTAGATTGGCTTGTTTCCCTTATTCCTCTATCCCCTTTCCCTTTCATGTCATGTCATGTCTCGTTAGACTGTAAACTGGTGGCAgggacttgggggggggttgtacttTGCAGAAAAcgtttatcattatcattattaactCAGCAAGGTGCCATTTGCCCCAGCACACCACAGCCCAAGACCCCATGTCTCTGAAAGAATGAGGCAGGACTTCTTCAGGAAACAGAGAATGTTGCTGAGAAAACCTCAGCTCAGTGGTTGCTTGTGCAAATTCCCTCTTCTCATGCTCCCTGCAAATTCAATACCTTGCAGACCTGATGGCTTCTGAAGGCACCTTCACACGATCCTTTCAGCCCCTGGGAGACAATGTGCTTTTCACCAAGCAGAAGCCAGCACAGGTGGTTTTTTGTCACCTGGCCGCTTGGCAacacccccctccacctcttccaagGATCCAAAAGACTGTCTGAACTGTGGCTCTCACATGGACAATGTGCCGTGCACAGCTTGGCCTGGCTTGGTTGGGTGAGTGGGCCTTGGGGCAGTTGTTTTGTCCCTATCATGACTCAAACAGCGCAACTGACATTGGTTGCTACGCCAAAGCTCAACCTAGCTTTGTGGTGAGAAGGATGAGTTGCACTGTGAGCTGTGAATGGTGACGAAGCCATTAGGTGATCCGCTTATCCCTGCATggcaggtttatttattttatagttgcAACTTCCACACATGAGTTCTACTCTCAAcgctggggaatgaacctggggctttctgcatgccaaaGAGATGCTgcaccattgagctatggcccttcactGTGCTTGCAGCGGGGAAGGGACCCAGTGATTGATTTGTTTGACTCCTGTGAGAGAAATCATGTACTCTCCATGGCACCCATCCAAGAAGCCCAGGGAAAGACCTCCAGCCACCCAGCCCTGCTCACAGCTGCACCCTTGGGACTGAGCGCCTTTCCAAGGGGTCCACCACCGCCTCGCGGCTCTCAAGTGACTCTAAATATAATCTGCTGGTGGCTGCTTGGGGACTGCAGTCATCTGTGTATATCCATACCAGCTGTGTTAGCGGTCAAAGGCTATTCCTGAAAGGCACAGCGCAGCACATCCTGATGTCTCCAATCACCTCTCAACCCAAATGGGAGATGCTCCCTCCTGCTCTATCTGCATGCCAAGCAATGAGATGTGAACCCCTCTAAGGTCAAGGGACTGAACCCTTTTGTCCTTGTGCAATGCACCAAGGTTTCCTAATGGGTTCCCTTTTTGCTCTAATGTGGTAGTGTCCAATACTGGAGCCATCCAGGTAGGAGTTTGGGGCAGAAATCCAGGGCCCCACTTGGAAGACTGAGCAGGTGGGTGCCAAAACATAGCAGGTCTGGCTTGCCACAAGTGAAATAATGTCCATTGCCATCTTAAGAGTCCACTCCTCATCAATAAGACAATTAACTCTGGAATAAAAAAATGATCTAAGTACCCCCTGAGATTCCTCTGAAGCTTATCAAGGATTCCTCAATGAGAAGATCAGTAATGGTGAACAACAGCTTCCTTGAAAGACAGCTTATGCCCTACCACCAACAAGCCAGCCATGTGTGGGAGGTTTCAGTAGGGTTATATATTTACATTACATTAAAAAGCAGGGTCCCTTTTTTGGCAGTTGGATAGAGGTGCAAAAgggtggcctagggagagtcccaaAGGCTGGGTGGAGAAGACTGGAGGGCTGTGTTTGGCCCCTAGGTCTGAGGTTCCCTGCTTTTGTAATAATGTTCAATGACTTGCAGAGTTTCCAGGGCAAGGGTTTTGGAGTCCCCCTGCAGGTCAGCCagttggggggaggagaagggtttTCTGGAGGCagaaagttaaaaaagaaaaagtttgaaAACGAGTGTGAAGCCATTGAAAGCAACAGTTTGTACCTTTTGGCCCTGAAAGACGCTTTGAAGGGGCGCCACTTCGCAGTCTTTGTGAGCCCCAAAGACTTTGCACATGGAACAGGTGGGCACCTCACAAGTTAAGCAATAGATGTTGATCTTCTCATCTTCATGTTCCTTGCACATTGGGTGGTTTCCCTTCTTCAGGGGTCGGCTGGAGAAAACACAAAAGAAGCCAGTTGGACAGATGAGACCCTGGACATAATGGACTTCTGTTTAAAGACAAGCACACATATTCCCTCCTCTCTTTTCATCTTAATGACATCTTTTCATTTATGGGAATAAAGTCAGAGTTCACATGTGAGTTTGGTTAAATGGGAACAGTGGGCTCAGGTGTGTTTCTCCTTATATCAGCAACCAAATGCTACAACAGAGGTGCAAAATTTATCCATTTTTTgtctttctctgcttctcatttcCCCATTCCAATTCCACATCAACTAGaaatttttccttttaaaaagtccacacaattttgtgtgtgcacatttcTTCTAAGCTATGCATCTTTGTACGCATcttgcctaatatatgcattttgcaagcttcccccctctcccataTAATGTAGTTTTGCTACATCATTTTCACTCATCTATtaatttttggcatgctttttgaATGGGGAACTgcttcacaaaatttggagaagtgcagatttcaaaggatagttgtgtGTTCGTTCAGTTCACACTGGTTTgctcatctgcagatttgatgagcatccccacAATTTATAAAGACgctgaacaacaacagacccaggacagaaccctgtggcaccccacctgtcacttttccccaggatgacgaggaactgTTAGTGAGCACTCTCTGGGTTTGTCGATCAAGCAACAAATCTACTTAACAGTTGCCCTATCCAGTCCACATTTACCAGcgcagcttctctgcaagaatatcatggggggtGGATTTGACATGAAGGCAATGGAGACTAGACCCTGACCATCTCTTTGTACAGTAGGAATTGGAGTGACTCCCACCTCCTCTCTAATATTAACCTCCACACTGAGGTTATGTTTAGACCTTGCTTCTGTGCGTGCCAAAGTGTCCAAGAAGCTAGTTCTGGCTCTGCAGAgctgttggttttattttgggAAGCCAATGCTATTTCTTCACTCTGGGCAGGACTTAATGACACCCCGCTCCCCCACAAAGCATCACCAGCGCCTCCCCTACTATATTCAGATACCTATCTAATCCACCCAAATTCCACTTCCTCTAATGGAAATGGATTGGTGGGTGCATGTGTGCCGGGTTCCTATAGTCCTCCCAGTGTTCCTGGACCAGACTGCTTTTCCCTGCCTACTTTCTAACAAATGGATCCTTCCCAAATATGAGTGACAACTGTGCTTCTCCCTCAaagcataggaagttgcctttatCCCATATCTCTCAATATTGTCTACTGGttggcagtagctttccagggtttcaggtgaggCGTCTCCCAGgcttacctgaagatgctgggggtcGAAtgtggaatcttctgcatgcaaagcagatgctctacctctgagctatgactTGAGCTGTGGCAAACAAGAGGAAGGCAGCTGTGATACAAACCTGGTATACTCCTGCTTGTAGATATCAATGATGTTCTCCACCAGTAGATTCCTCTGCAGGCCATAGACTCCGTGGCGGTCCAGGATGACTTCGTGGCGGCAGGAGGGGCAGCGGAAGCGCCCCCCTGATATGGTAGTCCCCCGGGCCGTTTGCCAGTACGGGTTAGCAGCCTGCAAATGCCATCAGCAATGTAAGGGCAGAAGtcaataatcttttttaaaaaatgcaaaggacCCCACAAAACAACCAATCCTACCACCGTTTGGCCTGGAAAGGAGGACCTGAGGGCTCAGCTATTCAAGTATCATCATAGTTATCCGGTGACCCTTCTAAGAATGATTCATAGTTGTCCTTATTGGATGGGAAAACCCCGTCATGTTTTGCACTTGTATCAGAGCATGACATTGGAAAACTGGCCAAGCTCAATGAACCAAGTGGATGATCCAAccagaacctttttttaaaactgttgtaaCAACAACCTTTCTATTGGAGCTGGATATCAGTGGCCACAACTAGGTTTTCAATTACATAGCTGCATGTTATCTACTCTATTTGGATATTTCACATGTCGTTTTAGATCTAGAGTGGAGAACCTATGTCTTCCTGATGCTGAGATTTCCCCACCTGCGCTGTAGCTGAATCACACCTGGAGGTCTACCGGTTAACCATTCTTGTTTTAACTAGTAAATAATGCCGGAGAAGTTTGATTTggctcacatttaaagctgaattcttcacaattcacactttctgaaaatgtatgggaaccaaaacacagccatccttcaacatTCACACCTCCAAATTTTCTGATGCAGTTCGACAACCAATGTAACAAAAACGCATAtataagggggaaatgtgcataaaaatgaatgttttggttaagaaaacatacaaaaatgcattatactaagagaaattgcttgcaaaaatgagcACATGAGTCAAagctgcaaaaaaatgtgtatataaggagagctctacaccaggcataggcaaactccggccctccagatgtttgggactacaattcccatcatccctagctaacaggaccagtggtcggagatgatgggaattgtagtcccaaacatctggagggccggagtttgcctatgcctgatctacactaaaatgctgaagaacttttcatgaggattaaaataataataacagctgcaaattgctgcagaaatgtgaattgaatttaagattagaaatatgagaaactgaaagtgacagaTTTCCGCCCCCATCCCTAACTTATAAAGACAAGAACTGAAGAACGCAAATATAGATAATACCCATTGATTTTAAGTctatgctccatgaatttgtatgaCCCAGAGATGGACAACACAtgttaccctccagatgttgctgcactacaactcccatcatccctggccattggttccctatccctgatctaattgctttttaaaagcccaTCTAAGCTAGAGTGTGGGGTGTGAAGTATTTTCTTTCGGTCCCTCCTGCGCGTGCTGCAAATCACATCCATTAGAGAATGACTGTGAGAGAAGCTGCTCCAGCCCTTGATTAATTTTCAGCCTGTTGATGAGCAGATCTGAACGGACTGGACAACCCTTCATAGGAACAGGCCACTTGCTCCAGTCCTCTTTAGCAGAGCACAGATCCAACTTTTGAGCAACAGGTTAATTTCAGTGTTAGAGCTGGTTCAATCAAAGTGGGGAATTATAAGGGAAATAAGGGTTTTGTTATTTAAAAGGAGCTGAAAAAgtgctggaatttttttttaaaaatttttttacaaTAGCTTCTTGTGACTGTACCATGTACAAAATGGATGCCGGTGGGAAGGAGGATTCTGTAAGTCTATCCATGGCTGCTCATCGCAATGACTATGTGCCTCCTCCAGATTTTGGAGCTGGTATGTCACTGAATATCATTTACTGCCGCGCAAGAGCAGGAAAGGGTCACTGCTGTCTTGCCCTGTTCGTGAGCTTCctggaggcacctggttggccactgtgggaacagaatgcaggGCTAGGGTAGGCCTTCAGAGTATCTAGCAGGGCTGTTCTAAGGGTCTTATGATCATAAAGGAAGAACTCTGTGACagccagagatggggaagaaattcaattcagttcccatttaaaagagaatctatcaaatttgcacgtTCCAAAGCAACATGAG is a window from the Lacerta agilis isolate rLacAgi1 chromosome 8, rLacAgi1.pri, whole genome shotgun sequence genome containing:
- the TRIM63 gene encoding E3 ubiquitin-protein ligase TRIM63, with protein sequence MDYQSSIIRDSNPMENLEKQLICPICLEMFSKPVVILPCQHNLCRKCANDVFQAANPYWQTARGTTISGGRFRCPSCRHEVILDRHGVYGLQRNLLVENIIDIYKQEYTSRPLKKGNHPMCKEHEDEKINIYCLTCEVPTCSMCKVFGAHKDCEVAPLQSVFQGQKTELTNCISMLVAGNDRVQTIINQLEESCKATEENGRQVKQDLCEKFEALIATVEEKRSWLLERISKAQEEKVGFMQNLIQQYKDQLEQSSKLVESAIQSMEEEAGAAFLMSAKQLIKTIIEASKGAQLEKIEPGFENMDYFTIDLENIAEALRSLDFEADEEDEELNEEEETEEGDPQDEKVDGPQ